In Babesia microti strain RI chromosome IV, complete genome, the sequence ACATAGGTAATTAGcatgtatttaatattcaaaatgttaaaaaaattaatatgatttttttaatttattaattaagATATTTGAGTGCAAAGGGTTATAAGCCGTTGTGTGTTAGGTATTGGGAATGGAGGAGGATAAAAACTGAGGTATGTGTTTCCCCATTTAGTCTGGTCAGCTAGAGTACCTTAATAAATTACTGCAGACAACTAATGCCGCACTATAGCGCGTCATGAgatgtttaaattatcaaaacCTAGAGTATAGTTAGTGTAACTTAGTGCGAGGAACTTTCTATGTGCTTCCGTCGATACGACCAGCAAAATACGGGTTTACTCACTTACGATTCACTAACAAAtcttttgtataatattggAATACATCTTTCACATACTGAAAAACGAGTACTAAAACAAGGTGCTATTTATGTATGATTTAGAGTACGAGGAGAGAGGCGAGTTTACCCTTGGGGACCTTCTAACTTTGGGCGAAACTTTCTACAATAACCAAGGCATGAAAACACAGATCGAAAATTCACTGGCACTCATTTGTGATGGTAAAACAATAGAAACTAAGTGCTTATTCGACACCCTTCTCAAATTGGGTATGGAAGTATTGTGACTTAGGCACGAAGATAAAGCTGGAGGAGGAGTTGCTTCGTATATTCCTTTGGAATTATTGCCAGGCAGGGGAAGAGATTGATATTGAAACTTTTGTGTCAAGGTAAcacattgatatattaatggATGTTTTTcatgaaaatataatttcaacTACTTGCCGACATGTATTGTTtacatacaataattaaaccGCTTGTGTTATGagtaacaaatatatacatatatatatacatacatAAATGATTGTGTTTTTTCATTTAAATCGCATATTTTCATAATATTTCTTAATgcaaaatgaaataaaattttaggAATGTTTAATcgttaataaatttttataacaattacGTTAAATCATAATTGATCGTCATATACTATTGTTTTTTCTAAagtatttacaatttaccaaaaaatAATCCGATTTGCAAGCATGcttatttaatttcatacaAACATATTATCTCATCATCATTACCATAACCTAGAGTATTAAGGGAATGATCAAGCCACTCTTGGTAACTATACTATTCGTAACTTATACCCTTCCTATTAGGATATGTCGGTATGGATTTCTTTCACCTACTACCTTGTACGATAAACCGGATTACTGTAATCCACCAACCGCAGCCATGCCACAAAAAGTTGGAAAGGCGTCTATTATCTCACTACTGAACTTCAAATGTTACCTCAATAACAAGGATTTTGACAAAGTAGCACGAAATATCCAGCAAATCGTTGTACCGTCGAATATCAAATTGCTAATATCACCACCAAATATCTATCTacacaaatttaccaaatcATTAGCAGATAGTAACAAATATGAATTATGCGCACAGAATTTAAGCACAATACAAGGATTTGGTGCGTTTACAGGCGAAGTCACTGCTGAAATGTTGAAAgtaattgaaataatattcaGGATGTGGGCGTCAATTGGTGCTTGGTTGGCCACCCAGAATTTGATTTGACTAGAGATAAACAAGGCCATAGCGAATATACTGAAAATGCccaaaaaatgataaatgcACTAGAAGCCAGCATCACACCCATTCTAATACTTTCCGGAAGCGAATCCACTCTGCGAAATCACTCAAAcattattgaaaaatccCTTTCTACGCTCGAAAACCCTCGCAACTGTACACGTACGGATCCATCAGACGTTGAAATACACTACGAATCAACTAATTGTAACGGCTATGAAAACTTCAACGTAGAAAGCGAAGTGAATACGCTGATTGAAAAAATAGACAAATACTTTGCCATGCTACGCGAATATTACCCGTCAAAGGAGTTACACATAAATGTGGCCTATGAGCCAAGGAAGAGCATAGGCAGTGGAATTCCCATGAACCCTGAAATTGTACAGCACATAATCCAGCGATTACACTTTTGGTGTGCAAATATTAGCCCGCACAATGTGGCAATTAGTGTGTTGTATGGTGGCTCCTTAAGTGTTAAAACTGCCAAGgtgtgtaaatatattatataggAATATGTGAGTGCTGGATGCGCTGGGCTATTGTTTGGGAAATGCAGTGTTACAGCAGATATACAGACACTGATAGATAGTCTTAATTAGTGAGTTTGAGTGTGTTAGTGATCATTGCACCAGAGGGCAATAAGTGACCCCATTAATATGTGTGGCTACCCACTATAATTTCTTCCCAGTATAGTATAATTTCGATCATCTAAGTTAGAATGTCTGGAAGGGGTAAAGGCGGTAAAGGTTTGGGTAAGGGCGGTGCCAAGAGACATCGCAAGGTGTTGCGTGATAACATCCAAGGCATCACCAAGCCAGCCATCAGAAGATTGGCTCGCAGAGGTGGTGTCAAGCGTATCTCTGGGCTAATATACGAAGAGGTGCGCGGCGTTCTCAAGGTTTTCTTGGAAAACGTCATCAAGGACTCTGTCACATATACCGAGCACGCCAGGCGTAAGACAGTCACTGCCATGGATATCGTGTACTCACTAAAGAGGCAAGGTAGAACCCTCTACGGTTTCGGAGGTTAAATTTACTTTTAATTCCAAGTGGTATTTTTTCAAACAACAATACAATATAGGCTTCACTCGGGGCCGGTATACTCACGCATTTTTACTACAATAAATCTACAATTCCGATATGTGTCCGTGTATCTCAGAGCAGATACTCTCTATTATAGCTGTGCCACTAACAGTTTGTACacttaatttatcattgttTTTTGACGACTTCATGTGTGTAGGCTAGTATTTTATTACCGTATGTTGTCTTACACATAGTCGATAATACTGATTTTATGATGCTTGATTGCCCTGTTGCGTTTTTATAGGACTAGATAGGCACTATCTACTTAGATAAGTCCGAAgaaaatattcaaaaaagAAAATTTTCTCCctcaaataataatgaataaattaataataaaaaatctcACCACATATTGCTAACGTTCGCATTATTCCTAAAACTAATGCTTGCGTATGCAAAAAAAATTACGAAAAATTTAGTGTCATAGAACACATCCAATACATTCATACACTACGTCCAACACACACAAACATCAACACTAGCTAAGACGCTACAGTCTGTTGTGAGCATCGGCTGCGTGGTGTATTGGCCTTCCTACTTCTTTTAGACTTATGGATACAGTTATGACTATGGCTTTGGTTGTGACTGTTTAAAGATGATTGTACTTGGGTGAACATAGCAGTAATTGCAGCTAAGCCCGCAGTATTGTTGTGACGGGAATCCAACGATTCTACTGCATCTAACGAcccaaattgtttataagACTCTAGATTATGCCCATTGGTAGCTAATAATTTGCTCACTTTGGAATTTTGTTCGACCTCCTGCTCCACCACAACCGTATCCATTTGTTGCACAGCCACGGCATTTAGGGCAAGAGCTTGAGAATGGAGGCCCAACTTGTATGATTTTTCCATTTCGGAAGAAGATCTCTTCCTCTGCATTACATTGTTCTGCGATAGTTTCGTGTTTTTAGATGgaatgaattttttcatttgcATCTCCATTGTGGGAATGTTCGGTGGTGGACACAACAAACCCCTATGCTGTACTCCAGCATCAGAAATTATTGTTTCAGTGCTTTCATTATAAACTGTACTATTTATAACACCCCTAAACTTGTTTATATTCTTAACATCTTTTACTTCCATACTTTCACTGGCATAGGCGCCAGAAGTAGACCCACCAGGAACATCGGTTTGATCATTGCCAAAATCAGTTTGACCATTTGATTTGCATTCGTTGCTCTTGTACCATTTGTGTTTACCGCCATTTCTACCATTATTTTGCTCATCTTGTCtggcaaaattattatgcCCGTTTGAGTTGCCACTATTATGGACGTGagaattgttattatcggaattgttattgttaTGATAGTGGATATTGTTAACTTTCTTGAAACACGAAGGAATGTTTGCCAACCATGGGTGTTCTAACGCCAAAGATGCACTATTGAGCCGCTTTTTGGGGTCAAATGTAAGAAGCCGTTTGCATAAATCTCGTGCTAGGGGAAAGTCTAAAAATGGAGGCATGTCAAAGTCCAGACCATTTATTTCAGCATGTCTTAGAACATTTAAACTAGATTGTGCATCGTACATAATGTCCATACTGGCGGGGGGAACCCCTGTCATTAGTATATACAGGACAACGCCAACTGACCATAGGTCCGAAGCAGGAGAATAATCATAACCTTTCAACACCTCTGGAGCCAAATAACCGTATGTACCTACTAGACGTCGCCTCCCGTTAACGATTTCACATTGCTGACTTTGGGGTGAATCCGTCATTTTACATGtatcaaaatcaattaGCGATAGTTCGTACCTATCTTCTATTGGGATCATCCTCGAGTTAATGTTCCTGCGGAACATTAAATTTTCTGGTTTAATATCTCTATGTAGTAGGTGCTTTGAATGAAGATATTCAGTGGCTATGAGCAATTGCCggattatatatttacatatatcTTCAGGAATAGCCTTTTCTTTCAGCAGAAAATCGAAAAGCTCCCCTCCCTCCATCTTCTCagcaattatataaaacgAAGATTCTGACTCgtatatttcatatatGGACATAAGATTTGGATGCCTATCCAAATTAAGCAATTTCTCGCAAAGCGTCACCCAAGTTTGCATCCCATTTGGCCCGGCAGGTATCCTACTCTTGGAAATTatcttcaaaattttatatttaccCGTCTTACGCTCAATTACATCCCGTAAAATAGGCCTGCTTGACTCCTTTTTTATAGGTTCAGCAGATATTCTAATTTCAGATCCAATGCAGTAATACCTAGATAGGCGTGAACCGGCACTCAGGCGTTTAATGCGTTTGTATTTTGGCAATTGTGCTTCATTTTCAGTGTTGTTGCTGGTTATTGGTATAGGTGCTATCTTTGTGCTGTGGATTGATGATTCTACTTTTTTATCCACTACAATCTTGTGTACATCTTGCTGCGAAGCAGGATTGAGGCACTTTAGATGAGCagtttcaaaattattttgttgttGCATtgaaaaatgatatttaaaattttagtaCTTTATATTCTGTTAAGTTGAGTGATATGTGTCAAAGTGTCGCTCAGTTAAACTGCATTAACTACATTAATTGGTTGGCTGAATGTGTGAAATGAGTTTAAGGCGTAAAGGCCAAATTCAAGATTCTACAGATTTATAGTTTTGAATCTTCAGCAACATGTAGAGTTTTGTGTAACTTTGGCATGCAGtgtttcaattttatgaCGGCACCTATTGCACCAGCACCGTATCATTAGTCAGCATTTTCATGCAACCAACACTATAGAAGCCATTTCTAATCATTGTAATTAAGATTACCGTTTCACTTTCCCAAGTGCCACTGATAACTCATCTTTTTCGTAGATGCAAATTTTCGCATTTTCCGTGGCGCTTTTGGAACATAAGTCACCGTCATAACACCAAACCGTTCAGTCACCCAGTTACTCACTCAACTACATGTTACCATCCATAGATCTGATGCTAGCTATCTTTAATTTGTCACAATTGTTTCTATTTACTACGTTCAAACATGTGACATTGTGTGGCAAACTTTTATGCCTGATTTCTCCCGCTGGTCAACCGCACCAGCATTACGTTTGTtggtaaaaaattatttccCTAACTAGTAAAATGgacaaatattcatttaacCCAATTCTGAACTTTACAATTTGGTTGCATATCAAATAAGTATTTATGATTTCCGTAGTACCCATAATTTTCACATCTACCGGCAAACATTCACTACAAGCTCCTTTTTTGTTGTCAAATCATGTTATATAGTTAATGTGCTGTATGTGTAATGTTTGGGGAAATTTGACTTAATTTTCAacttttaaataaaatcaCCCGTCTTATCATTATAAATCGACACACATCACAGGTTACGAGTATGTGTAACATAaagtgtaaataataatatattttaaccTTTTGGCAAGAGTTTTAGCAACTAATCTGTACACTATGGATGATAATTGCgattaatttacacaaaacTTGGAGTTGTAATACAAGCTACGTGTCTTTGCAACATCGCAGCTTATGTAACTTGACAAAGTATTATTACTTGTTGAATAAATACACATAAACAATGCTAGTCAATGCCACTAGAACACCAAGTAGACTTTAACACGTGAAAAAAGTCATCGAAACCGATACACCCACTATTACTAGTATCAGCCTCCATAATCATGAGtttaatttcatccatAGGTATTGATTCGCCTACGTAACTCCTCATTTTATACCCAGTTGTTGAGCAACGCTGGAAAGACTATCAATAGTTATAGCATCTGTGTAAGTTGTATATTACCATTATCACCCTTTAGCAAATGGAATATCTTTTCCGCTTCTTTCTTATTGCAccttttatcaattatgGATACTACTAATGAGTGAAATTCAGCATAATTTAAGTGTTCATCTGGCATCTTCCCGGCCTTGTCGAATACATCGATTAGCTATGTTTGCGTTATGTTTACCGATTTGTCAGATAAAGATAGACCTAGGGCCCGGAATGCCACTTTACattggataaaattgattcGCCCCGTGGCAGTGGTGTCAAATAGATTGAATGCCTGACGTATCTCGGAATCTAGTATTTCGTCTACCAGATTCTCAGATAACCCACCCAACAGTTCAGATTCATCTTCGGATTTATCGCTATCCATTATTTACGtgctaaatattttatgtgGACCCACAAACTAATTTACACCAGATTGTCACGAAAACACTCTGTTTTATGGATAAGGTAACacacattatatatttcccAAACTAGACACCGAATATTCGTGGAGAGTATGTGTTTTTAGAGATATAGATGctgaaattttgattgacatcaaaatttagcaattgTTATAGGGTAAGCTATGTTCACTACATCCCCACATGACCCAGCCGTAGTATACATTATTGCTGCATATATGCATCTTCTGCTATTAGATCATTTTGCACGAAGTTAACAATTATCTACTTATATACCTTTCTACTACAATAGTTATTTACCGTAGAATTCTACACTATATTTGTTGAATCATAATAAACACTTACTAAAATGGTACGTtgtaatgttatatttaggGACGTGGCCCCAAGAAACATTTGAAGCGCATAAATGCACCTTCTCACTGGATGTTGGGTAAACTGCGCGGGAAGTACGCTCCAAAACCATCTCCTGGACCACATAAATCTAGGGAATGTCTACCACTAATAATACTTTTACGCGATCGCCTAAAATATGCATTGACCTATGACGAAGTCAAACTTATTGCCATGCAAAAACTGGTAAAGGTTGATGGCAAGATCAGGACTGATACATGCTATCCCATAGGGTACATGGATGTTGTTACTATTGATAGGACCAATGAAAACTTTAGGTTACTTTACGATACTAAGGGCAGATTCGTTCCCATCAAAATTAGCCCAGAAGAAGCAGAATACAAGCTTTGCCGGGTCAAACGCGTGGTATTAGGGCCTAAAGAAATCCCACTAGCCGTAACCCATGATGGCAGAACTATACGATTTATCCATCCAGAAGTTAAGGCAGGGGACACTCTACGCCTAGATATTTCCAGTGGTAAGGTGCTTGAATTtcttaaatttgaaattggtAATCTTGCAATGGTCACTGGAGGGCACAACGTGGGACGTGTAGGCATTATCACAAGCCGCCAGAAACATGATGGCGGCTTTGACATAATTAACATAAGGGATTCCATCGGGAATAGCTTTTCTACAAGAGTTTCCAACGTTTTTGTCATTGGAAAAGGACCCAAAAGCTACGTGACCCTTCCAAAATATAAGGGCATCAAACATA encodes:
- a CDS encoding calmodulin-like protein (overlaps_old_locusTagID:BBM_III06135;~overlaps_old_locusTagID:BBM_III06140) yields the protein MFKLSKPRCEELSMCFRRYDQQNTGLLTYDSLTNLLYNIGIHLSHTEKRVLKQEYEERGEFTLGDLLTLGETFYNNQGMKTQIENSLALICDGKTIETKCLFDTLLKLGTKIKLEEELLRIFLWNYCQAGEEIDIETFVSRVLRE
- a CDS encoding Triosephosphate isomerase (overlaps_old_locusTagID:BBM_III06140) → MIKPLLVTILFVTYTLPIRICRYGFLSPTTLYDKPDYCNPPTAAMPQKVGKASIISLLNFKCYLNNKDFDKVARNIQQIVVPSNIKLLISPPNIYLHKFTKSLADSNKYELCAQNLSTIQGFGAFTGEVTAEMLKDVGVNWCLVGHPEFDLTRDKQGHSEYTENAQKMINALEASITPILILSGSESTLRNHSNIIEKSLSTLENPRNCTRTDPSDVEIHYESTNCNGYENFNVESEVNTLIEKIDKYFAMLREYYPSKELHINVAYEPRKSIGSGIPMNPEIVQHIIQRLHFWCANISPHNVAISVLYGGSLSVKTAKEYVSAGCAGLLFGKCSVTADIQTLIDSLN
- a CDS encoding histone H4 (overlaps_old_locusTagID:BBM_III06145), with product MSGRGKGGKGLGKGGAKRHRKVLRDNIQGITKPAIRRLARRGGVKRISGLIYEEVRGVLKVFLENVIKDSVTYTEHARRKTVTAMDIVYSLKRQGRTLYGFGG
- a CDS encoding Protein kinase domain (overlaps_old_locusTagID:BBM_III06155), which encodes MQQQNNFETAHLKCLNPASQQDVHKIVVDKKVESSIHSTKIAPIPITSNNTENEAQLPKYKRIKRLSAGSRLSRYYCIGSEIRISAEPIKKESSRPILRDVIERKTGKYKILKIISKSRIPAGPNGMQTWVTLCEKLLNLDRHPNLMSIYEIYESESSFYIIAEKMEGGELFDFLLKEKAIPEDICKYIIRQLLIATEYLHSKHLLHRDIKPENLMFRRNINSRMIPIEDRYELSLIDFDTCKMTDSPQSQQCEIVNGRRRLVGTYGYLAPEVLKGYDYSPASDLWSVGVVLYILMTGVPPASMDIMYDAQSSLNVLRHAEINGLDFDMPPFLDFPLARDLCKRLLTFDPKKRLNSASLALEHPWLANIPSCFKKVNNIHYHNNNNSDNNNSHVHNSGNSNGHNNFARQDEQNNGRNGGKHKWYKSNECKSNGQTDFGNDQTDVPGGSTSGAYASESMEVKDVKNINKFRGVINSTVYNESTETIISDAGVQHRGLLCPPPNIPTMEMQMKKFIPSKNTKLSQNNVMQRKRSSSEMEKSYKLGLHSQALALNAVAVQQMDTVVVEQEVEQNSKVSKLLATNGHNLESYKQFGSLDAVESLDSRHNNTAGLAAITAMFTQVQSSLNSHNQSHSHNCIHKSKRSRKANTPRSRCSQQTVAS
- a CDS encoding Caltractin (overlaps_old_locusTagID:BBM_III06160): MDSDKSEDESELLGGLSENLVDEILDSEIRQAFNLFDTTATGRINFIQCKVAFRALGLSLSDKSLIDVFDKAGKMPDEHLNYAEFHSLVVSIIDKRCNKKEAEKIFHLLKGDNDAITIDSLSSVAQQLGESIPMDEIKLMIMEADTSNSGCIGFDDFFHVLKSTWCSSGID
- a CDS encoding small subunit ribosomal protein S4e (overlaps_old_locusTagID:BBM_III06165), translating into MGRGPKKHLKRINAPSHWMLGKLRGKYAPKPSPGPHKSRECLPLIILLRDRLKYALTYDEVKLIAMQKLVKVDGKIRTDTCYPIGYMDVVTIDRTNENFRLLYDTKGRFVPIKISPEEAEYKLCRVKRVVLGPKEIPLAVTHDGRTIRFIHPEVKAGDTLRLDISSGKVLEFLKFEIGNLAMVTGGHNVGRVGIITSRQKHDGGFDIINIRDSIGNSFSTRVSNVFVIGKGPKSYVTLPKYKGIKHTIIEERNARLAKEKSY